The window taaagtTGTGATATTTACATATAGTAAAAATGTCTCTTTTTGTAACATACattagaacctctataaattaataatgttgaaactttgaaattttcttaatttacaaaaaatttcttatttagatttttttattttaagatatatttattttaagataagaaaaatatttgattttattgtatatacattaattgttattttttaagaaatttgacatttatattaattttattatattatttggtgaatataatatatattgcatagaacttaaatgtggttttagatacAATACTActaaatcttatcaaaaatatattaagtgttaaaaaatataaagaaaaatttattataaatataaaacaaataatataataataggtgcttacttatataaattatgtatacatataaattattaatttataattttagtggaaccatatatttacatatatagatttttttttaaattattatcttattatttgttttaaattttgaatcgAAACAAATTAGGACtagcaaaatttattaacataaaaattattattttatacaatattaatttatagaggttttactGATAATGTAACTCATTATTTCATTTTCCCCAATATTTGTTTCTCATATGCTCACGTAATTCCTTTTGTAACTTTTAAGTTCAAAAGCAAtaatttctcttaattttttgagttttttttttttttttgctaaagttATTATGGTGTATCTTTTTGTATTGACAAGATAATAAATTTATGGTAACATTCTACCGTCTCTACACGTTCACACTAACACATTGCAAGTGTGTTCTTGCCAGAAGACAAACCACACACATGAGTTGATAGAACCACATATGGTTATTTTTTGTGACCGAGACTGTCAAAGAGAGATACTCTAATAAACTCTTCACCAATCGATACCGAGACTGTCAAAGAGAGATACCAAGAGACAAGTCACACACATGAGTTGATAGAACCACATATGGTTATTTTTTTAGCATAAGACTTGGATGCTGGATCCTTTATATAGTTATCACCTCTGCAGCAATCATCAGCATATATAAACTGGATCGGGTGATCAGGATAACATTTGGAATGTGTActatacaaaaataaacaaaacacttACTTGAAAGCTATAATTTGTTGAAAGAGAACCCTAACCATGTCAAGACCACGCTTAACCCTCAAAAGGTTTCTAGTATGACTACCAGCTTTCCTTGCACAGTTTGTCTTAATATCTTTCTCCACCATACTTAAACTCGGTCGAGGCTAGTCAGAGATCAACCTCAATACTTAGCTTCTTGATGTTTCTTTCTTGGTGCTACGCAGTGATGTATATGGACTGTAGCGAAACTTATGTTTTCAACTTTGTCCAGCTTTCAAAATTGCATCACAAATATAAAAGGGTATCATTCAGTCATATTCTGCTTTTGAAATTTTCAGAATCCCATTTAGGAGGAGTCGAAGGAAAGTAACTACTCTAATTATCAAAGACGAAATCAAGAACACAGCAAAGTTAAATTTTCTTTGCAGAACAAAATTAAGTTTTAAGGCATCAAAGAGTAACAATTTTGGTTAAGGTAAGAACATGTTTCTCTTCAACTTGATGATGATGACTATAGCTTGACCTGAACTTAATCTACATCTCGACATTGTCCCAGTCAAACGAGTTTCCTTCCAAATTGTAACCTGGTTGTTGCATTCTGTTCCTCGCCAATCTGCTCATCACCGCAAGCCCTGAAAGTTGTAGACAGCAAGAGTTAAAGATAAGAGCAAGAATTGACTACAGAATCATATCTTCAGGTAAGCATTTTGTAGATTATTTACCTTCTACCATTCTATAGAGTGATGACAACCAACCGTCTCTAGATATATTATGTCCCTCAAGCGACTCTGCAATCTCCTTGTCATGCTTCCCTTCCAGAACATTGCGCAAAGTCACAACCGCATCTTTCGTTCTCTTCAAGATACTCCCATCATCTTCTATCTCAAGGATTTGAAGATCGTTGTGCGATGATGTAAGACTCACACCTAGCGCAAACTGAGCAGCTGCAGCCCAGCGAGTAGAAGCTAGCCATTTCCTTTGTCCTTGCAAAGGTTGTTGCGAGTCATCACCATCTCTCTCAcgcttgttctcaagtactaaacTACGCAAATACTCTGCATTTGCAGCTCCTGTGCTTTGAACCATCTTAGAGAACGAGCTTCTTTCGTTTGATAGAAGGTTCTCCGGTGTACTGAACTCTTGAACTCTTCCGGAATCAAGGACGAGGATTTTGTCACAGTCGATGATGGTGTTGAGACGGTGAGCGATGATGAGCATGGTGCATGACTTGAACTCCTCTCGGATAGTCTTTTGGATGAGAGCATCAGTTCTAACATCAACAGCAGCAGTTGCTTCATCAAGGACCAGTATCTTGGATCTCCGCAACAATGCACGTGAGAGACTCAACAACTGCCTCTGTCCCACACTGAAGTTCTCTCCTGCCTCAGAGACCTGAACAGGAACACAACACCAAAGATTGAAGATCAATAATCACCACTTAAAAGAAGATAACAAATAAAACCACACATGGGTTGTGGTCTAGTGGTAAGCAGactttggaaaaaaataattaatccgGACACTAAACATGTGTGACCACACGGATATGGGGCCATGCTTTGGCCTCATTTGAATATCCAGACTACACTTCCTCTTGGAGATTAGTCTGGGTCTTTCCATAGCTCCGGGATATCTCaagttaataaaaacaaaataatctcaAGCTACAAGTGGTTAGTTGAGTACCTCAGCATCAAGACCAAGAGGATTTCTCCTAATGGTATCCTTCAAGTGAGCCCTCTCCAGAGACTCCCACAGATCAGCATCATTGTGTTCACCAAACGGATCAAGATTAAACCTCACAGTTCCAGAGAAAAGAACCGGTGACTGTGGAATGATCCCAAGCACTTTACGCAAGTCCATAAGTCCAAACTTGCCAATGTCACACTCATCGATTAATATCCTCCCTTTCTCCAGCTCCACGATTCTAAACAAAGCATTCAACAAGCTTGACTTCCCAGCTCCCGTCCTTCCAACAATCCCAACCTTATCCGTCGGATGAATAAAGAAAGAAACACCATGAAGCACAGGTGGTAGCTGAGGCCTGTAACGTAGAACAGCATCCTCAAACTTTATGCTCCCAGCTGATGGCCATCCAGGAGGTGGACGGTTGCTCTCAATAACAAGCGGAGCCTCTGATGGTATCTCTATATAGTTGCCAACACGCTCTACTGCGTTCAGACTGTTCTCAGCCAAACTCGCGAGTCTAAGAACACCTGTTAGCAAGCTAGTGATGTTTAACGCGTAGCTGAGTAGCAAACCCATTGTAGATGCAAATGCTTGTTGGTTCTCAGCTTTCCCGTTCTGCATGACGGCGAAGGACGCTGTCAGCCAAATCATGAGACCACCGAGTGTCTCTAAACGGATCCCGAGCCAACGGTTGGCACTCATGTTGACGAGAGTGAATCTGATGTTGTTATCCATTGATCTTCCGTTGATCTCAGCCATCCGATCATATGCTTTGTAGGCACGGATGGTTGATAAGCCGTTCAACGCCTCTCCAAACTGTGCATAAACGGGAGATCTTGTGATCGAGTCCATACGCTTAACCTCACGAGCTGTGTTCTGCAATGTAGAAGATTGATTTAACACAAGATCTCTTTAAATGCTGCGGTTAGGAGGTGCAGTTATTACCTGGTAATAGAGATAAGCTCCATAAAACAAGACAAGGAGGGGCATGATGGCCCATAAGGACAAAGTGCTGACAATGCCAATCAAGACAACAGTTGaaagaagctgtgagacttgACCCATAAACATGTTTACAAAGACGGCAACAGTTCGATCAATATCACCAAGATCTTTTGCGAACCGGTTGATTATCCGTCCTAATGGATTGGTGTGGAAGAAGGACATTGGGGCTCTTAGTATGGAATGAAGCATATTGTCGTGTAGCCTCTTAGCTGCATAAAGACTGGACATAATCAACCAATATGAATTGGTCAATGTCACCAAAACCTGAAAGCAACAAAGAAACAGACTCAGCACAACATTCATGATCTTTATTAGCTGGTCAGGTTTCATCAAGCACATACCTGTCCAAATGAGAGAAGAGCATAAATGAGATTGTAGAAAATGGGTCCATGACTCTTTGGAGTTCCTGCATCAGTCCATTCACTCAACCACGTGCTGCTGGTAACCCGGAATACTTCTGTCAAGACGTAGCATAAAAGGAGCATCATCACTACCCATGCTCCTCCAAGTGCATCCTGGTACCTGAGAGCATGGTAAGACACCGCACAAGTCATTTTCATATCCTGCAAAGGTGCAGTTCAGCCAATAGACAAAAAGAATATGGTGTTCAAGTTACCTCTTCAGGACTCTCCAGCTCACTACTCCAGTTTCACGTTCTTCTTGCTTGATGAGAACAGATTTTCCTCCTTTGCTTTCTTCTTTGGCTTTCTTATCGTCAGCGCCATTCATCTGAAGAGTATTTGTGGTTCCGTTCGTTAATGGTGCTACGGCCGTTTGAACAGCCTCAGCTTCTCCGTTTTCTTCAGAATATTCTTCAACCTTCCCTGCATTTTCCATTAACCTCTGAAACAAAGGGCCGTTATTGGATAGCTCTTCATATGTTCCTTCCTCTTTCACTGTGCCTTCATGGACAAGTATGATTCTGTCCACTTGCGATAGGAAATGGAGCTGGTTTGTAACGAGAACTCTCGTTTTGTTCCCCAATTCTCTTTTTATGCATTTCTCAAAAACCtgaaacagattttttttttaaatcagattgACAGCATAAAAAGGACCagtattatcagtaaataaccAAAGAGTTGTTTACCTGTTGACCAACATGAGCATCAAGGGCACTTAAGGGGTCATCAAAGATGAATACATCTGAGTTTGAGTAAACGGCTCTAGCCATTGACACCCTCTGCTTCTGTCCTCCACTGATGTTAACACCTCTTTCACCAATCTCAGTGAGATCACCACCCTATCAATCAAGACAAAAAGGTTGGAACAAACTTAAAATAAGTAAGACAAATCCCTGTTATCAAGTACGCCTTAAAACTTACAGGCAGTAACTCTAGGTCATGCTTGAGCGCAGTCACATCAAGGACCCTTTCATATCTTTCACGGTCAAAAGGAGAACCAAACAATATATTGTCGCGTACCTAGAATATTTAAATAAGGACCTTAAAATCAAAAACTTAAGAAACAATCAACTAAGTGTATGAAGTAACTGAAGAGCATACTGTTGCATTAAAGATCCATGAAACTTGTGGAACATAAGCAACTGATCCTCTGAGAGTAACCATTGCATCAGATGTTGCAGGAAGTTCCCCAAGGATAGCAGATACCAAGGAGGTCTTTCCTTCTCCTGTACTACCAACAACAGCAACTAGGCTGCCAAGAGGCACATCCAAGTTAATATTTGACAACGTCGGCCTATCCCCCTGCagatatatacacatatatggtTAGCTCGAGTGTTCTACTTCTGACAAAGTGAAAGAATGAACATGGTACAAAGAATACACAAGCGGCACCTTAGCATCCCAAGAGAAAAATCCATTTCTTATTGAGATGGCTGGCTGTCCAGGTTCAATGGGAGGATTTGGTAAGAGAATTCTCTCTTCTGTCGCTAACACTTCCTCTAAACGTTTTAAGGATACATTAGCATTCACCACCTACAAGTAAAACACTAGTCAGCATTTTCATCGgcaaataaataatgaaaaacaTGGCTGTGCACAAAAATATTCAAGAAATTACCTGAGTTATGATGTTGGGAAGCATGAATAGAGGGAAACGAAGCACAGCAAAGAGAGAGAGCGATGTAAACGCTCTTGCAGGGGTCAGGTCTCCTCCAAGCAATGTGAACACACCAAATGAAACAATAGTCACGAGAACAGGAATGCTGTTCAGTATGAACATATtcaactgcaaaaaaaaaaaggcaagaGTGAGAAACAAACAACCATAAAGAGGAAATATATAAACAATCCAAAAGTTTGAAGAAAGCACAACATGATCATCAGTCACATATAATTTACTTGGATTTTTCCTTTACAGAAACATAATGTACATTATAAAGACGCAATAAAAAGAAAGGTAGTACAATGCTGAATCATACCGCTCCCAGGAGCTGTGATTTCCGGAACCAAGATAATTCATCATCACGTACAGTTTGGACCTTGGACTGAAAACTGTTTTCCCATGCATAACACCTGTAGCATATTTGGTTTAGTAAAAATTGCCTAAAGATTTGTAACACCAtgcatcaacaacaacaaaaattggTTTTAGAGTGTCTTACTTTACTGTATCCATTGCAGCTAAAACCTCATTCATAAGACCAATTCGCTTGTCAGTACGCTGAAGACCTTCCTTAGTCAGATTCTGCATTTTGCTTATAATAATAGTCTGTTTCAAGAAAACAGAGAACTAGTTCAGGAGAGGGAGATGGAGAATTACTAACGTTTAGGAGTATAAGTGATCAAGTAAACAGTGGATAGCAAAATAACATAAAGATGAGGAAACATGAAGGTAGACTGACCTGTAAAGGGAACATAAGGACCAACAACAAAGCACCAATGAGCGAGGCAACGCCCAATTGCTGGTAGAGGAGAATCAGTGCTACAATGATTCGAAATGGAGCCGACCACATGGTATGAAGTGATTGGCAAATTTGCTGCAAACGGGAGGGAAAAACAATTAGTACAAAGTACACATGGTCAGTTAGATACATAATACTGATGGGGCACGCTACGCACCTGAAGAGATTCGGCATCAGTGGTCATTAAGTTGGTTATCTTTCCCGTTTGAAACTTTCTACGACCTTCATTAGTCAACCTCAACGATTTGCGGAATACAGCAGCAATCTaagaaggcaaaaaaaaaacatatatggcTAGAGAACAAGGCCATGGTAGTAGATTCAAAGTGAAAGTGAAACTTAAAATATACCAGAGCAGATCTTAGTCGGTAACCAACACGCATGACATTCTGGAAATATTGAGCTTCACATAGCACCCCCAGTACCTGGAAAATGTATCCATCAACATCAATCACAAGCTGGGGCTTCTACTATGGGCCATGAATTAGCTAAATCCAtggaaagagagagaaggattTCATTTCATACCACTCCAACAAAGATGGAGAACGCATAGATGTAACCCATGTAAGCGGGCTCATCTTGTTGCATTGACTGCAAATAGTTTAACGAACAAAGTGAGATTAGAGATGAGATCGACCGTGATCCATGTGAAATGAAAAACATGGGAAAAGAACAAACCTTTAAGAGTTGATTCAGTAAAAGAGGCCCTACAAATTGTGAGCAATCATTCCCAATCTGTGAATATGAATGTAAATAAACATGTTAAATTACAATAACTAGGTAGACAAATAAATTAAGGATGCACTACTTCCTTCTATTTGTCACATTATGTAAATTTAAAGAACATCCTGAGGCATCAAGACTATCATGACCATTGGTACTTAAACCATGTCATACGAATAGAAGAGAGGAAAGACTCTGGAC is drawn from Brassica rapa cultivar Chiifu-401-42 chromosome A05, CAAS_Brap_v3.01, whole genome shotgun sequence and contains these coding sequences:
- the LOC103867430 gene encoding ABC transporter C family member 2; its protein translation is MGFEEALEWYCKPAPNGVWTKQVDNAFGAYTPCATDSFVLVISHVALLVLCLYRIWRTMKDHKVERFCMRSRLYSYLLALLAAYGTAEPLFRLIMGVSVLDLDGDGLPPYEAFGLGVEALTWGSVMIMICMETKIYIHELRWYVRFAVVYALVGDMVLLNLVLSVKEFYTSYVLYLYISEVAVQVLFGILLFVHLPNLEPYPGYMPLGSETVDDHEYEELSEGQQICPERQANIFDKIFFSWINPLMTLGSKRPLTETDVWHLDTWDQTETLFTSFQQSWDKELQKPKPWLLRALNSSLGGRFWWGGFWKIGNDCSQFVGPLLLNQLLKSMQQDEPAYMGYIYAFSIFVGVVLGVLCEAQYFQNVMRVGYRLRSALIAAVFRKSLRLTNEGRRKFQTGKITNLMTTDAESLQQICQSLHTMWSAPFRIIVALILLYQQLGVASLIGALLLVLMFPLQTIIISKMQNLTKEGLQRTDKRIGLMNEVLAAMDTVKCYAWENSFQSKVQTVRDDELSWFRKSQLLGALNMFILNSIPVLVTIVSFGVFTLLGGDLTPARAFTSLSLFAVLRFPLFMLPNIITQVVNANVSLKRLEEVLATEERILLPNPPIEPGQPAISIRNGFFSWDAKGDRPTLSNINLDVPLGSLVAVVGSTGEGKTSLVSAILGELPATSDAMVTLRGSVAYVPQVSWIFNATVRDNILFGSPFDRERYERVLDVTALKHDLELLPGGDLTEIGERGVNISGGQKQRVSMARAVYSNSDVFIFDDPLSALDAHVGQQVFEKCIKRELGNKTRVLVTNQLHFLSQVDRIILVHEGTVKEEGTYEELSNNGPLFQRLMENAGKVEEYSEENGEAEAVQTAVAPLTNGTTNTLQMNGADDKKAKEESKGGKSVLIKQEERETGVVSWRVLKRYQDALGGAWVVMMLLLCYVLTEVFRVTSSTWLSEWTDAGTPKSHGPIFYNLIYALLSFGQVLVTLTNSYWLIMSSLYAAKRLHDNMLHSILRAPMSFFHTNPLGRIINRFAKDLGDIDRTVAVFVNMFMGQVSQLLSTVVLIGIVSTLSLWAIMPLLVLFYGAYLYYQNTAREVKRMDSITRSPVYAQFGEALNGLSTIRAYKAYDRMAEINGRSMDNNIRFTLVNMSANRWLGIRLETLGGLMIWLTASFAVMQNGKAENQQAFASTMGLLLSYALNITSLLTGVLRLASLAENSLNAVERVGNYIEIPSEAPLVIESNRPPPGWPSAGSIKFEDAVLRYRPQLPPVLHGVSFFIHPTDKVGIVGRTGAGKSSLLNALFRIVELEKGRILIDECDIGKFGLMDLRKVLGIIPQSPVLFSGTVRFNLDPFGEHNDADLWESLERAHLKDTIRRNPLGLDAEVSEAGENFSVGQRQLLSLSRALLRRSKILVLDEATAAVDVRTDALIQKTIREEFKSCTMLIIAHRLNTIIDCDKILVLDSGRVQEFSTPENLLSNERSSFSKMVQSTGAANAEYLRSLVLENKRERDGDDSQQPLQGQRKWLASTRWAAAAQFALGVSLTSSHNDLQILEIEDDGSILKRTKDAVVTLRNVLEGKHDKEIAESLEGHNISRDGWLSSLYRMVEGLAVMSRLARNRMQQPGYNLEGNSFDWDNVEM